The following proteins come from a genomic window of Acidimicrobiales bacterium:
- a CDS encoding MerR family transcriptional regulator, whose product MNRPSIGRAHLSIGEVLSLLQDEFPDVTISKIRFLESQGLLDPERTPSGYRKFYEYDIERLRWILRLQKDHYLPLKVIKDRLDEAGGIPPADMAEMGLGADGADAAAAASAEATEAAGAKDGKGKAAESNGAATLFSSADGAGSGSGRVAVTERAVRVAPSPSSPSSPPPSSGGSGSGSRSASAPAPAPSARSDAAATEPRARPPAARARNAAPASPRAASPAPAPAPAARQPGGRAPVRRAPQPSANAPRAGASTRARQGQRPGDRNAAPSSPRAEPPPRADGTGPDNRPLAGVGFDAGADAVNLTLEELAEASGLTVRDIRDLERFGLIEARDSEGPSHYDGDALIISRTAAGFLQHGIEARHMRSYKVAVDREAGLFEQIVSPLLKQRNPEARTRATRTVTELIRLGEVMRGVLLRRELRDHIGGP is encoded by the coding sequence GTGAACCGGCCGTCGATCGGCCGGGCCCATCTCTCGATCGGCGAGGTGCTCTCGCTCCTGCAGGACGAGTTCCCCGACGTCACGATCTCGAAGATCCGCTTCCTCGAGAGCCAGGGGCTGCTCGACCCGGAGCGCACGCCGTCGGGCTACCGCAAGTTCTACGAGTACGACATCGAGCGCCTGCGCTGGATCCTGCGGCTGCAGAAGGACCACTACCTCCCGCTCAAGGTGATCAAGGACCGGCTCGACGAGGCCGGCGGCATCCCACCCGCCGACATGGCCGAGATGGGCCTGGGGGCCGACGGTGCAGACGCCGCGGCCGCGGCGTCTGCCGAGGCGACCGAGGCGGCCGGGGCCAAGGACGGCAAGGGGAAGGCCGCCGAGTCGAACGGGGCCGCCACGCTGTTCTCCAGCGCGGACGGCGCCGGGTCGGGTTCGGGTCGGGTCGCCGTCACCGAGCGGGCGGTGCGGGTGGCCCCGTCGCCCTCGTCACCCTCGTCGCCTCCTCCGTCCTCCGGCGGCTCGGGGTCCGGGTCACGGTCGGCCAGCGCGCCGGCCCCGGCTCCTTCGGCGCGCTCCGACGCCGCTGCCACCGAACCTCGTGCCCGTCCTCCGGCCGCCCGGGCCCGCAACGCCGCCCCGGCTTCCCCACGTGCCGCGTCGCCCGCTCCGGCACCCGCGCCCGCTGCCCGCCAACCGGGCGGGCGGGCCCCGGTCCGCCGTGCCCCACAGCCGTCCGCCAACGCCCCCCGGGCCGGGGCCTCGACACGGGCGCGCCAGGGCCAACGTCCCGGCGACCGCAACGCCGCCCCGTCGTCGCCCCGGGCCGAGCCGCCGCCCCGCGCCGACGGCACCGGTCCCGACAACCGTCCGCTCGCCGGCGTGGGCTTCGACGCCGGTGCCGACGCCGTCAACCTCACCCTCGAGGAGTTGGCCGAAGCCAGTGGCCTGACCGTCCGCGACATCCGCGACCTGGAGCGCTTCGGCCTGATCGAGGCCCGCGACAGCGAGGGCCCCAGCCACTACGACGGCGACGCCCTCATCATCTCCCGGACCGCCGCCGGGTTCCTCCAGCACGGCATCGAAGCCCGCCACATGCGCAGCTACAAGGTGGCGGTCGACCGGGAGGCGGGGCTGTTCGAGCAGATCGTCTCGCCGCTCCTCAAGCAGCGGAACCCCGAGGCCCGGACCCGTGCCACGCGCACCGTCACCGAGCTGATCCGCCTCGGCGAGGTGATGCGAGGGGTGCTCCTGCGCCGCGAGCTGCGGGACCACATCGGCGGACCGTGA
- a CDS encoding alkaline phosphatase PhoX, with protein MTELTSTGVGRRSLLKGASALAAAGVTTGLGIDVLGATGAGASTRGGSHRPVSPPELVPVKDRATGLELIKLPRGFDYTTYGWTGDPMGDGIATPSAHDGMAAFRVRNGRGGHDRRRGRDRELVHIVRNHEQGSLSGAFAEGMTYDPMANGGTSTLVFDTDDGEFVDSWASLSGTIRNCAGGPTPWGSWLSCEETTLVNGAVRHGYVFDVPADGTATGEPLRQMGRFSHEATATDPETNITYLTEDSTPSGLYRFVPKYRHRPTGDGKLQMLAIGDTSYVTYADAGPRDYGRVHWVDVDQPDPGPGETSTVQQGIVAGGAQFERLEGIWYHDRKMYFVTTSGGPFNGQVFSLSLRTGRLELIFSSPGPEVLDAPDNICLSPRGGMILCEDGSGVEYLHGLTQRGQIFRFAENAAVLNGERGFVGDFSGSEWCGATFEPKHGQWLFVNLQSPGITFAITGPWHKLGL; from the coding sequence ATGACTGAGTTGACATCGACCGGCGTGGGGCGCCGGTCGCTCCTGAAGGGCGCGTCCGCACTGGCCGCGGCCGGTGTGACCACGGGTCTGGGCATCGACGTGCTGGGGGCGACAGGCGCCGGCGCCAGCACCCGCGGCGGGTCGCACCGCCCGGTGTCGCCGCCCGAGCTGGTGCCGGTGAAGGACCGCGCCACCGGCCTGGAGCTCATCAAGCTGCCGAGGGGCTTCGACTACACCACCTACGGCTGGACCGGCGACCCGATGGGTGACGGCATCGCCACGCCGTCGGCCCACGACGGGATGGCGGCGTTCCGGGTCCGCAACGGGCGGGGTGGTCACGACCGCCGGCGCGGCCGCGACCGCGAGCTGGTGCACATCGTCCGCAACCACGAGCAGGGCAGCCTCAGCGGCGCGTTCGCCGAGGGCATGACCTACGACCCGATGGCCAACGGCGGCACCAGCACACTGGTGTTCGACACCGACGACGGCGAGTTCGTCGACTCCTGGGCCAGCCTGTCCGGCACCATCCGCAACTGCGCCGGTGGCCCGACGCCGTGGGGCTCGTGGCTGTCGTGCGAGGAGACCACGCTGGTCAACGGCGCGGTGCGCCACGGCTACGTGTTCGACGTGCCCGCCGACGGCACGGCGACCGGTGAGCCGCTCCGGCAGATGGGCCGCTTCTCGCACGAGGCGACCGCGACCGACCCGGAGACGAACATCACCTACCTGACCGAGGACTCCACGCCCTCGGGCCTGTACCGGTTCGTCCCCAAGTACCGCCACCGGCCCACCGGCGACGGGAAGCTGCAGATGCTGGCCATCGGCGATACCTCGTACGTCACCTACGCCGATGCCGGCCCCCGCGACTACGGCCGGGTGCACTGGGTCGACGTCGACCAGCCGGACCCGGGCCCGGGTGAGACCTCGACGGTCCAGCAGGGCATCGTCGCGGGCGGCGCCCAGTTCGAGCGGCTCGAGGGCATCTGGTACCACGACCGGAAGATGTACTTCGTCACCACGTCGGGCGGCCCGTTCAACGGCCAGGTGTTCAGCCTGTCGCTGCGCACCGGCCGGTTGGAGCTGATCTTCTCCAGCCCCGGCCCCGAGGTGCTCGACGCGCCGGACAACATCTGCCTCAGCCCCCGCGGCGGGATGATCCTCTGCGAGGACGGCAGCGGTGTCGAGTACCTGCACGGCCTGACCCAGCGGGGCCAGATCTTCCGCTTCGCGGAGAACGCCGCGGTGCTGAACGGCGAGCGCGGCTTCGTCGGCGACTTCTCCGGCTCCGAGTGGTGCGGCGCCACGTTCGAGCCGAAGCACGGCCAGTGGCTGTTCGTGAACCTGCAGAGCCCGGGGATCACGTTCGCCATCACCGGTCCCTGGCACAAGCTGGGACTCTGA
- a CDS encoding FHA domain-containing protein translates to MAEDLFCNQCGHRNPPGSNFCSSCGAALLPPSGADRTTSTIVFAPEIEGDEELALELGEVPAGVGFLVVKRGPNVGSRFALDKDVVQAGRHPESDIFLDDITVSRRHVEIRREGGQYVVYDAGSLNGTYVNRERVDSSPLENGDELQIGTFKLVFLTGRGAG, encoded by the coding sequence GTGGCCGAGGATCTTTTCTGCAACCAGTGTGGCCACCGGAACCCGCCAGGCTCGAACTTCTGCTCGTCGTGTGGGGCGGCGCTGCTTCCGCCGTCGGGTGCCGACCGCACGACATCCACCATCGTCTTCGCTCCGGAGATCGAGGGTGACGAGGAGCTGGCGCTCGAGCTGGGTGAGGTCCCGGCAGGCGTGGGCTTCCTCGTGGTCAAGCGGGGCCCGAACGTCGGATCGCGGTTCGCCCTCGACAAGGACGTCGTCCAGGCCGGCCGCCATCCCGAGAGCGACATCTTCCTCGACGACATCACCGTCTCGCGTCGCCACGTGGAGATCCGCCGCGAGGGCGGCCAGTACGTCGTCTACGACGCCGGGTCGCTGAACGGCACCTACGTCAACCGCGAGCGGGTCGACTCCTCGCCGCTGGAGAACGGCGACGAGCTGCAGATCGGCACGTTCAAGCTGGTGTTCCTCACCGGGAGGGGAGCGGGGTGA
- a CDS encoding HIT family protein, translated as MPTLFTRIIDGEIPGRFVWKDEAAVGFLTIAPITPGHVLVVPREEVDHWLDLSPDLAAHLMQVAQVVGQAQMAAFSPKRVGLIVAGLEVPHCHLHLVPIDSEADLSFAKADHSPAPEALDDAAARLRESLRTAGRGEHVPDA; from the coding sequence ATGCCGACCCTGTTCACGCGCATCATCGACGGCGAGATCCCCGGGCGCTTCGTGTGGAAGGACGAGGCGGCGGTCGGGTTCCTGACCATCGCCCCGATCACGCCCGGCCACGTGCTGGTGGTGCCGCGCGAGGAGGTCGACCACTGGCTCGACCTGTCGCCCGACCTGGCCGCGCACCTCATGCAGGTGGCCCAGGTGGTGGGCCAGGCGCAGATGGCGGCGTTCTCCCCCAAGCGAGTGGGGCTCATCGTCGCCGGCCTGGAGGTGCCGCACTGCCACCTCCACCTGGTGCCGATCGACTCCGAGGCCGACCTGTCGTTCGCCAAGGCTGACCACTCCCCCGCCCCGGAGGCGCTCGACGACGCGGCCGCGCGGCTGCGGGAGTCGCTCCGCACCGCCGGCCGGGGCGAGCACGTGCCGGACGCCTAG
- a CDS encoding sugar phosphate nucleotidyltransferase, producing the protein MKAVIMAGGEGTRLRPLTSNAPKPMMPVANRPMMEHIVNLLKEHGVDEIVVTVAFLANHIRNYFGDGSELGVRMSYATEETPLGTAGSVRNAMDVLTERFLVISGDVVTDIDLGSIMAFHEEKGALATIGLTPVENPLEFGIVITREDGSIERFLEKPTWGQVFSDTINTGIFVLEPEVFDYIAPDRSVDFSSEVFPKILEAGKPLFGAVAEGYWEDVGTLEAYQRAHKDVLDGKVTIDVPGFEISDGVYIGEGAEIHPDAEVVGPAIIGDYCRIEATARLGEYTVLGTNVRVRGGADLQRSIVHDNTYIGEGVRLRGATVGRACDLRNGVRAEEGVVLGDECFVGDQAVLSAGVKVYPFKTVEARAIINSSIVWESRGARSLFGRFGVAGLSNVDVTPELATRVAMAYATTLKKDATVVTSRDSSRSSRMLKRAAMAGLNAAGVNARDLEVASVPVTRFAARSPDAAGALTIRLVESDPQSVVIRFFDTNGADITEAGQRKIERLFLREDFRRVFPGEIGDIGFPPRHLEHYSAAIEATVDVERISRAGFKVVLDYAYGATSFVMPNVLARLNADVLAVNPYASTSGAMDWKRDEHAAYVARLVRASGAHLGAVIDPDGEHLMLIDDTGRVLDDVQSLLAFVSLMSGSLEPGTAIALPLVATMRAEELAREHGVEVIRTKLSNSALMAAAAKKGVAFAASTNGGFILPAFLPSFDAAAALVKLLELLASDGIALSKVVGSLPAVHIAHETVVTPWEQKGAVMRSLVELSKDRQVELVDGVRVLHDDGWALALPDPEEPVTHVWAEALDEAGARRLVQEYARRIRQLLR; encoded by the coding sequence ATGAAGGCCGTGATCATGGCCGGAGGTGAGGGCACCAGGCTCAGGCCCCTCACCTCGAACGCGCCCAAACCGATGATGCCCGTGGCGAACCGCCCGATGATGGAGCACATCGTCAACCTGCTCAAGGAGCACGGGGTCGACGAGATCGTCGTGACGGTCGCCTTCCTGGCGAACCACATCCGCAACTACTTCGGCGACGGCTCCGAGCTGGGCGTGCGCATGTCGTACGCCACCGAGGAGACGCCGCTGGGCACGGCCGGGTCGGTCCGCAACGCCATGGACGTGCTGACCGAGCGCTTCCTGGTGATCTCCGGCGACGTCGTCACCGACATCGACCTGGGCTCGATCATGGCGTTCCACGAGGAGAAGGGTGCGCTCGCGACCATCGGGCTGACCCCGGTGGAGAACCCGCTCGAGTTCGGCATCGTCATCACCCGCGAGGACGGCAGCATCGAGCGCTTCCTGGAGAAGCCCACGTGGGGCCAGGTGTTCAGCGACACCATCAACACCGGGATCTTCGTGCTGGAGCCGGAGGTCTTCGACTACATCGCGCCCGACCGCTCGGTCGACTTCTCCTCCGAGGTGTTCCCCAAGATCCTGGAGGCCGGCAAGCCGCTGTTCGGCGCCGTCGCCGAGGGCTACTGGGAGGACGTCGGCACCCTCGAGGCCTACCAGCGGGCCCACAAGGACGTGCTCGACGGCAAGGTGACGATCGACGTCCCCGGCTTCGAGATCAGCGACGGCGTGTACATCGGCGAGGGCGCCGAGATCCACCCGGACGCCGAGGTCGTCGGCCCCGCCATCATCGGCGACTACTGCCGGATCGAGGCCACCGCCCGGCTGGGGGAGTACACGGTGCTCGGCACCAACGTGCGCGTCCGGGGCGGGGCCGACCTCCAGCGCAGCATCGTCCACGACAACACCTACATCGGCGAGGGCGTGCGCCTGCGGGGCGCCACCGTCGGCCGGGCCTGCGACCTGCGCAACGGCGTGCGGGCCGAGGAGGGCGTGGTCCTGGGCGACGAGTGCTTCGTCGGCGACCAGGCCGTGCTCAGCGCCGGGGTGAAGGTGTACCCCTTCAAGACCGTCGAGGCGCGGGCGATCATCAACTCGTCGATCGTGTGGGAGTCGCGGGGCGCCCGCAGCCTGTTCGGCCGCTTCGGCGTGGCCGGCCTCTCCAACGTCGACGTCACCCCCGAGCTGGCCACCAGGGTGGCGATGGCCTACGCCACCACCCTGAAGAAGGACGCCACGGTGGTGACCTCCCGCGACTCCAGCCGGTCGTCGCGGATGCTGAAGCGGGCCGCCATGGCGGGCCTCAACGCCGCGGGGGTCAACGCCCGCGACCTCGAGGTCGCCTCGGTGCCGGTCACCCGCTTCGCCGCCCGCAGCCCCGACGCCGCCGGCGCCCTGACCATCCGGCTGGTGGAGAGCGACCCGCAGTCGGTGGTCATCCGCTTCTTCGACACCAACGGCGCCGACATCACCGAGGCCGGCCAGCGCAAGATCGAGCGCCTGTTCCTGCGGGAGGACTTCCGCCGGGTGTTCCCCGGCGAGATCGGCGACATCGGCTTCCCGCCCCGCCACCTGGAGCACTACAGCGCCGCCATCGAGGCCACCGTCGACGTCGAGCGCATCAGCCGCGCCGGGTTCAAGGTGGTGCTCGACTACGCCTACGGCGCCACGTCGTTCGTGATGCCCAACGTGCTGGCCCGGCTGAACGCCGACGTCCTGGCGGTCAACCCCTATGCCTCCACTAGCGGCGCCATGGACTGGAAGCGCGACGAGCACGCCGCCTACGTCGCCCGGCTGGTGCGGGCGTCGGGCGCCCACCTCGGGGCGGTGATCGACCCCGACGGCGAGCACCTGATGCTGATCGACGACACCGGCCGCGTCCTCGACGACGTCCAGTCGCTGCTGGCGTTCGTGTCGCTCATGTCGGGCTCGCTGGAGCCGGGGACCGCGATCGCCCTGCCCCTGGTGGCGACCATGCGCGCCGAGGAGCTGGCCCGGGAGCACGGCGTCGAGGTGATCCGCACCAAGCTGTCGAACTCGGCGCTGATGGCCGCGGCGGCCAAGAAGGGCGTGGCCTTCGCGGCCAGCACCAACGGCGGCTTCATCCTGCCGGCGTTCCTGCCCTCGTTCGACGCCGCCGCCGCCCTGGTGAAGCTGCTGGAGCTGCTGGCGAGCGACGGCATCGCCCTCTCGAAGGTGGTGGGCAGCCTGCCGGCGGTCCACATCGCCCACGAGACCGTGGTGACGCCGTGGGAGCAGAAGGGCGCGGTCATGCGCTCGCTGGTGGAGCTGTCGAAGGACCGGCAGGTGGAGTTGGTCGACGGCGTGCGGGTGCTCCACGACGACGGCTGGGCGCTGGCCCTGCCCGACCCGGAGGAGCCGGTGACCCACGTGTGGGCCGAGGCGCTCGACGAAGCGGGCGCCCGCCGGCTGGTCCAGGAGTACGCCCGGCGCATTCGCCAGCTGCTCCGCTGA
- a CDS encoding SOS response-associated peptidase has translation MCGRFVSASPPDEIARYFDAEGPDIDLEASFNVAPTNDIYAVTEDGGIRKVEAFHWGLVPSWAKDPKIGSKMINARAEGIATKNAYRAAFKRRRCIIPVDGFYEWQKIEGQKRKQPHYIHNPNDEPLAFAGLWEVWRPKREKVEGDAAPPTTTEADESPLRSATIITTTPNETMAKIHDRMPVILPASKWAEWLDPANDDVETLGQLLVPAPTSIITMHPVSTEVNSVRNKGPELIDPYEPSADDDPPLL, from the coding sequence ATGTGTGGCCGCTTCGTCTCCGCCTCGCCGCCCGACGAGATCGCCCGGTACTTCGACGCCGAGGGGCCGGACATCGACCTGGAGGCGTCGTTCAACGTGGCGCCCACCAACGACATCTACGCGGTCACCGAGGACGGCGGCATCCGCAAGGTCGAGGCCTTCCACTGGGGCCTGGTGCCCAGCTGGGCGAAGGACCCGAAGATCGGCTCCAAGATGATCAACGCCCGGGCCGAGGGCATCGCCACCAAGAACGCCTACCGGGCGGCGTTCAAGCGGCGGCGCTGCATCATCCCGGTCGACGGCTTCTACGAGTGGCAGAAGATCGAGGGGCAGAAGCGCAAGCAGCCCCACTACATCCACAACCCCAACGACGAGCCCCTGGCCTTCGCCGGCCTGTGGGAGGTGTGGCGGCCCAAGCGCGAGAAGGTCGAGGGCGACGCCGCCCCGCCGACGACCACCGAGGCGGACGAGTCGCCGCTGCGGTCGGCCACCATCATCACCACCACGCCCAACGAGACGATGGCGAAGATCCACGACCGGATGCCGGTGATCCTGCCGGCGTCGAAGTGGGCGGAGTGGCTCGACCCGGCCAACGACGACGTCGAGACGCTGGGCCAGCTGCTGGTGCCGGCCCCGACGTCGATCATCACGATGCACCCGGTCTCCACCGAGGTGAACTCGGTGCGCAACAAGGGCCCGGAGCTGATCGACCCCTACGAGCCCTCGGCCGACGACGACCCGCCGCTACTCTAG
- a CDS encoding amino acid permease, protein MTAPASSDFATTFEAPAPLPAEPPVELLPPDSVGYRLKRRLLGKPMHSEQLEHERLGKPTALAVFASDNLSSSAYATEEILHILVPAVGIAAFSLVVPITLALLVVLAFLILSYRETIKAYPSAGGAYLVTRDNFGEGLAQVAGASLLTDYVLTVAVSMSAGTAALVSAFPALAPYRVPISLVFIAVVALGNLRGVRESGRIFAVPTYFFMANMVLLLVVGVVRHLLGDLPEGGGHLPGMIEFGDQGMGLLMGASLYKVLTAYASGGAAVTGVEAISNGVPAFQKPEWRNARQTLVVMGVSLGAMFLGLSFLASQIKVAPYESGTPTVIAQIGEAVFGGGLLGDVLFYSLQAGTMLILILAANTGFADFPRLASFQAEDRFLPRQLTKRGHRLVYSNGIVALGAAAAVLVVATGAKVTQLIPLYAVGVFTGFTLSQAGMTKHHWRLREEGWKRGIAINGFGCFLSAVVLVIIAVTKFSHGAWLILVILPVLVLIFLRVHRQYMAEDAQLEHDVPLAINVPIMRRHVVLVFVDKLDAATARAIQYARTLTPDELRAVHFALDPQAAEELGERWAEAGMSRVPLDLVACPDRRLTRAAVELVARDLADGETEVSVLLPDRKFKGFWNRILHDRTAEAIERDVSQLPHANVTTVPFHFGPDGQPVGGFRTSRDALPVSRNGGSAAAGPKHPGVPPVAEVPERSEPSSPAPRRTAPAEGITPIVDVRWRQRVTIEGRVQTLRVKPSAGSSTVECVVEDGTGAMSIVFVGRRHIGGLEVGTRIRAQGTAAEWKGKLAILNPAYALLVHRQE, encoded by the coding sequence ATGACGGCTCCCGCCTCCTCCGACTTCGCCACCACCTTCGAGGCGCCGGCCCCGCTCCCCGCGGAGCCGCCGGTCGAGCTGCTGCCGCCCGACAGCGTCGGCTACCGGCTGAAGCGTCGGCTGCTGGGCAAGCCCATGCACTCCGAGCAGCTCGAGCACGAGCGGCTGGGCAAGCCGACGGCCCTCGCGGTGTTCGCCTCCGACAACCTGTCGTCGTCGGCGTACGCCACCGAGGAGATCCTCCACATCCTGGTGCCGGCGGTCGGCATCGCCGCGTTCTCGCTGGTCGTCCCGATCACGCTGGCGCTGCTGGTGGTGCTGGCGTTCCTGATCCTCTCGTACCGGGAGACCATCAAGGCCTATCCGTCGGCCGGCGGCGCCTACCTGGTGACCCGCGACAACTTCGGCGAGGGCCTCGCCCAGGTGGCGGGGGCGTCGCTGCTGACCGACTACGTGCTGACCGTCGCCGTGTCGATGTCGGCGGGCACGGCGGCGCTGGTCTCGGCGTTCCCGGCGCTGGCGCCATACCGGGTGCCGATCTCACTCGTGTTCATCGCCGTCGTCGCCCTCGGGAACCTGCGGGGGGTGCGCGAGTCGGGCCGGATCTTCGCCGTGCCCACCTACTTCTTCATGGCCAACATGGTGCTGCTGCTGGTCGTGGGCGTCGTCCGCCACCTGCTGGGCGACCTCCCCGAGGGTGGCGGTCACCTCCCCGGGATGATCGAGTTCGGCGACCAGGGAATGGGCCTGCTGATGGGCGCCTCGCTCTACAAGGTCCTGACCGCCTACGCCTCCGGTGGCGCCGCGGTGACCGGCGTCGAGGCGATCTCCAACGGCGTGCCCGCCTTCCAGAAGCCGGAGTGGCGCAACGCCCGCCAGACCCTGGTGGTGATGGGCGTCAGCCTCGGGGCCATGTTCCTGGGCCTGTCGTTCCTGGCATCCCAGATCAAGGTCGCCCCCTACGAGTCGGGCACCCCGACCGTGATCGCCCAGATCGGCGAGGCGGTGTTCGGCGGCGGCCTGCTGGGCGACGTGCTCTTCTACTCGCTGCAGGCCGGCACCATGCTGATCCTGATCCTGGCGGCCAACACCGGCTTCGCCGACTTCCCCCGGCTCGCCAGCTTCCAGGCCGAGGACCGGTTCCTGCCCCGCCAGCTCACCAAGCGGGGCCACCGGCTCGTCTACTCCAACGGCATCGTCGCCCTGGGCGCGGCGGCCGCGGTGCTGGTCGTCGCCACCGGTGCCAAGGTGACCCAGCTCATCCCCCTCTACGCGGTGGGCGTGTTCACCGGGTTCACGCTGTCGCAGGCGGGCATGACCAAGCACCACTGGCGGCTGCGCGAGGAGGGCTGGAAGCGGGGCATCGCCATCAACGGGTTCGGCTGCTTCCTGTCGGCCGTGGTGCTGGTGATCATCGCCGTCACCAAGTTCAGCCACGGCGCCTGGCTGATCCTCGTGATCCTGCCGGTGCTCGTGCTCATCTTCCTGCGGGTGCACCGCCAGTACATGGCCGAGGACGCCCAGCTCGAGCACGACGTGCCGCTGGCGATCAACGTCCCGATCATGCGGCGCCACGTGGTGCTCGTGTTCGTCGACAAGCTCGACGCGGCGACGGCGCGGGCCATCCAGTACGCCCGCACGCTGACGCCCGACGAGCTGCGGGCGGTCCACTTCGCCCTCGACCCCCAGGCGGCCGAGGAGCTGGGCGAGCGCTGGGCCGAGGCGGGCATGTCACGGGTGCCCCTCGACCTGGTGGCGTGCCCCGACCGGCGCCTGACCCGGGCCGCGGTCGAGCTGGTGGCCCGCGACCTGGCCGACGGCGAGACCGAGGTGTCGGTCCTGCTGCCGGACCGGAAGTTCAAGGGCTTCTGGAACCGCATCCTGCACGACCGCACCGCCGAGGCCATCGAGCGCGACGTGTCGCAGCTGCCGCACGCCAACGTCACCACCGTGCCGTTCCACTTCGGCCCGGACGGACAGCCGGTGGGTGGCTTCCGGACGAGCCGTGACGCGCTGCCGGTGTCGCGCAACGGTGGGTCGGCCGCCGCCGGCCCCAAGCACCCGGGCGTGCCGCCGGTGGCGGAGGTCCCGGAGCGGTCGGAGCCGTCGTCGCCGGCCCCCCGGCGGACGGCGCCGGCCGAGGGCATCACCCCGATCGTCGACGTGCGCTGGCGGCAGCGGGTGACGATCGAGGGTCGGGTGCAGACCCTGCGGGTGAAGCCCAGCGCGGGCAGCAGCACCGTGGAGTGCGTCGTCGAGGACGGCACGGGCGCCATGTCGATCGTGTTCGTCGGCCGGCGCCACATCGGCGGCCTCGAGGTCGGCACCCGCATCCGGGCCCAAGGCACCGCCGCCGAGTGGAAGGGCAAGCTCGCCATCCTCAACCCGGCCTACGCGCTCCTCGTGCATCGGCAGGAGTGA
- the gcvH gene encoding glycine cleavage system protein GcvH has translation MDIPDDLRYSTDHEWARTEDGRVRVGITDYAQDALGDVVFVDLPEVGSHVDKGQSCSEVESTKSVSEIYAPVSGTVVEVNGDLSDNPDRLNEDPYGEGWIFVIELDNPDQVGELVDAEGYRALIEG, from the coding sequence ATGGACATCCCCGACGATCTCCGGTACTCGACCGATCACGAGTGGGCGCGCACCGAAGACGGACGGGTACGTGTGGGAATCACCGACTACGCGCAGGACGCCCTGGGCGACGTGGTGTTCGTCGATCTCCCCGAGGTCGGCAGCCACGTCGACAAGGGGCAATCCTGCAGCGAGGTGGAGTCCACCAAGTCGGTGTCCGAGATCTATGCGCCGGTGTCGGGCACGGTGGTCGAGGTCAACGGGGACCTGTCGGACAATCCCGATCGGCTGAACGAGGATCCATATGGGGAGGGCTGGATCTTCGTGATCGAGCTCGACAACCCGGATCAAGTGGGGGAGCTCGTCGATGCCGAGGGCTATCGTGCGCTGATCGAGGGGTGA
- a CDS encoding CDP-alcohol phosphatidyltransferase family protein, whose protein sequence is MQDGPAIEPTESTESTDRLMTLPNVVTVVRLVCLPVFLWLLFGAEDRLAAALLLAALGITDWVDGYLARHLHQTSELGKVLDPVADRLLFFLGAGGILIDGSVPTWFAVVVLTRELLVGGATILLAALGAKRIDVTWFGKAGTFGLMVAFPLFLASESTVSWADTAFDLAWVAGIPGLAFSLYAAALYVPLARSALSEGRAARG, encoded by the coding sequence ATGCAGGACGGGCCCGCCATCGAGCCGACGGAGTCGACCGAGTCGACCGATCGTCTGATGACGCTGCCCAACGTCGTCACCGTGGTGCGCCTGGTCTGCCTGCCGGTGTTCCTCTGGCTGCTGTTCGGCGCCGAGGACCGGCTGGCCGCCGCCCTGCTCCTGGCTGCGCTCGGCATCACCGACTGGGTGGACGGCTACCTGGCCCGCCACCTGCACCAGACCAGCGAGCTGGGCAAGGTCCTCGATCCCGTGGCCGACCGCCTGCTGTTCTTCCTGGGCGCGGGCGGGATCCTGATCGACGGGTCGGTGCCCACGTGGTTCGCCGTGGTGGTCCTCACCCGCGAGCTCCTCGTCGGCGGAGCCACGATTCTTCTCGCCGCGCTGGGCGCGAAACGCATCGACGTGACCTGGTTCGGCAAGGCCGGGACCTTCGGGCTGATGGTCGCGTTCCCGCTCTTCCTCGCGTCCGAGTCGACCGTCTCGTGGGCCGACACCGCCTTCGACCTGGCCTGGGTCGCCGGGATCCCGGGTTTGGCGTTCAGCCTCTACGCCGCCGCCCTGTACGTCCCGCTCGCGCGGAGCGCGCTCTCGGAGGGAAGGGCAGCAAGGGGGTAG